The Nicotiana sylvestris chromosome 6, ASM39365v2, whole genome shotgun sequence genomic sequence atgaggcccgcaggcttgcttagctggcgacaatggctcttatgctattTTTGCCAgtgggcttttttgtaggctttgtttccgcACATTATGgtctttttagagtatttttgcctgacccatcgttGGTTCCAAAGGAACCTCGATTTTAAGACATTGTCGGTGATGTTTCGAGCAACTCGTAATGTTCATATCTTGTAGGTCGAGTAGATCAACACTCTTGCGGTTTGGAGTCGACGTGGTCGGAGCTCGTTattgcctattgagggaagcctattttaaccggttctttttgaagtatattcgaagtagtggcctgtgaTTTTTAGCGatagtcgggcgtccccgagtcatgTTATTTTGGAAATATCAGTTGTTTTGACCGTAGTTATGTGCATTTGGCCGTAGCCATATTTGATCACAAGTGATAGTTTTGGCGTCTACAGTGaaggtatgccctttagggattcttacaaatgcgatgtatatcCTAAACTTCGAGGTTTTCATGCCTACTGAGGttttatagtttgtcatgcctattgaggtcttacgatttgtcatgcatattgaggtcttacagtttgtatgATGTAGAATTGATCTTGTtatgccgagtctgcccgctagggctcttacagttttggattttcCAGTGCACGGTGATTGgcgatagtctccgagtcatcaagtttgtttaagcttgaagaccacTTCTCGTGAACTCGGAGTTGCATTGTGAGGGCTTTGTGAGCCTGGGGTTCCGACCCTAGGGTCGTGTGGGCATTGAACCgtttaagtctccgagtatctcgggacgtaTTCGGTAGAGAGGCCTTTGTTGTGAATATGTCGAAATAGCCTTTTTCGAAGTATGAAATGCcgaaaagatattctttattgcttggcgtaaatatagGCTATAAATACATGTTGTCCTATTGCTGCGAGCTCGGCCCGCATGGGTACGGCTCCTCGGGCTGCTTGGCCAGGTGCTTTGCCTCCTGTCGGAGCCTCGTTCATCATTTTCCAAAGCTGGGCAGACTGCAAAGGGAGTCCCATAGGCCCTTTGAATTCTTCTTTAGGGAGTGTGCAGATGTCTCCTCGTTGGAAAATCCTGCCGGCAAGAAACCTGTTTCGGGATAAAAAGCCtgactgagggaaaaagagtgcgaTGCCTGCTCGAGGGCCCCTATGGGATTTCATGATCGGGCGCCCTATCAGTAATACTGCTTGAGCATCGACACATTCCAGTTGCTCGGGAGCTGCTAGCCTTCCATGGTGCCAAGCTTATAGGAGCCTTTTCCAACTATCCTGAGGACACGGTACGACCCTTCCCAATTCTGGCCTAGCTTCCCTTCATTGGGGTTTCGCGTGTTGAGAGTAACCTTCCTTAGGACTATGTCTCTGATTCCGAAATATCGGAGATTCATTCtcctgttgtagtatctttcgattttctgcttctgggcaGCCATCCGAACTAGCGAGGCTTCTCGTCTATCATTTAGCAGCTCAGGAGCCGTTGCCTTTTTCTCGCGGTTTGATTCTTCGCTAGAGTGCCGGAATCTGGCGCTTGGTTCCCCAACCTCCACTGGTATTAGTGCTTTGGCACCATACACTAGAGAGAAAAGTGTCTcccttgtgcttgattttggagtCGTCCGATACGCCCACAGCACCTTGGCAATGTCTTTCGCCATTTTTCCTTGGCACTTTCTAATTTCTTATtcaggttttgaatgatggttttattcgtGGATTCGGCCTAGCCGTTCACACATGGGTGGTATGGCGTCGAAACGATCCttttgattttgttgtccttaaGGAACTGTCTTACCTTGCTCCCGATGAATTGCCTCCCGTTGTCGCATGTTATTTCGGATGGGATCCCGAACCGACATATGACGTGTTCCCATATAAAATTCTTGACTTCCTTCTCTCTTATCTTTTCGAAGACctacacttctacacattttGAGAAGTAATCAGTCATAATCAAAatgaatctagctttacctggtgcccTTGGCAAGGGGCCaacaatgtccattccccatttcatgaatggccatggtgataaaatGGAATGTAGCTATTCGCCAGGTTGGTGGATCATGGGGGAAAATCTCTGACACTTGTCGCATCTTCGGACGAACTCCTTGGCGTCcctttccatgctatcccagtagtAGCCTGCTCTAATTACCTTTCGGACTACGGAGTCTACCCCGGAGTGGTTTCCGCAGGTGCCCTCATGGATCTCTCGGAGAACATAATCTGTGTCGCCCGGTCCTAGGCATACTGCCAGGGGGCCATCGAAAGTTCTCCTTTACAGGGCCCCATTTTCGTCGAGCGAGAACCGGGCCACTTTGGTTCGCAAGGACCTTGACTCTTTTGGATCGGCGGGCAGTTTCCGATCCTTTAGATAAACggtgtatttgtttctccaatcacATGTCAGGCTGGTGGGGTTGATTTTtgcatgaccttcctcgaccacggACTTGAATAATTGGACAACAGCTCCGGGGAGCAGGTCTTCCTCCTCAGCAGGCGATCCAAGGTTCGCTAGGGCATCGGCCTCGTTGTTTTGCTCTCGGGGTACATGGACCAAGGTCCATTATTTGAAGCAGTGCAACGTGATTTGGATCTTATCCAGATTTCTTTGCATCCTGTCCTCCCGGGCTTCGTAGCTCCCATTCACCTGACTTACCACGAGGAGCGAATCGCATTTTGCCTCGATAACCTTGGCTCCCAAGCCCTTAGCCAACTCTAAACCTACAATCATAGCCTAATACtaggcttcattgttagttagctTTGTGGTTTTTATGAACTGTCTGATTATGCCGCCGACAAGTGACTTTAGGACTATACAGAGTCGGGATCCTCTAATGTTTGTGGCACCATCCGTGAATAGGGTCCATACCCCAGAGGACGTGCCTGATTGTAGTAAAAGTTCCTTCTCTACCTCGGGGACAAGGGATGGTGAAAAGTCGGCCACAAAATCTGCCAGGATTTGGGATTTAATAGCCGcccgaggttgatactcgatatcatatcctctgagttcaatggcccatttggccagtcgaCCCGACAACTCAGGTTTGTGCAGTACTCTCTAGAGAGGATAAGTTGATAGGACACAAGTATGGTGGCACTAAATGTAAGGCTTCAGCTTGCGCGAGAAGCTTATTAGTGCGAGCGCCAATTTTTCAAGATGGGGGTACCGGGTTTTCAGACACGGTACCCCCATGTCTTACATGGGGGTCCCCCAAGGTTCGGATTACATAATACATAGGatattgcgtaccttgctcttgtAGGACTAATAGACCGCTCACCGCTATTTCAGACACGACCAGGTATTGgtacaacgtttcatcctccttGGGCGTGTGCAGCAAAGGCGGGCTGGACAGATACCATTTTAGTTCTTCCAGGGTGTGTTGGCATTCTAGAGTCCATTTgaagttgctctttcttttgagtagggcGAAGAAGTGGTGACTTTTGTCTGACGACCTCGATATGAATCTGCCTAGGGCCGGGATTTGCCCCGTCAGCCGTTGGACGGCTTTCATGTTGTTCACCACCGTGATTTCTTTAATGGCCCatattttgtcggggttgatctctatCCCCCTGTTTAAGACCATAAAATCTAGGAATTTGCCCGAGCCTACTTCGAAGGCACACTTTTCGGGATTGATCTTCATGTTGTAGCTTCCGAGGAtgttgaaagtttcctgcaaatgggtcaGATGGTCCTCTGCGTGCAGGGATTTAACTAGCATAACATCAATGAAtacttccattgatttacctatttgatgctcaaacattttattaactaggcgttaGTATGTCGCCATTGCGGTTTTTAGCCCCAAGGGCATCACGTTATTGCAATATATACCATATTTCGTGATGAATGAGGTCTTTTCCCGATCCTCGAGGTCCATCtagatctgattgtaccccgatAGGCATCGAGGAAGGTGAGGGTCTCATGGtcggccgtagcatcgatcaaaTGATCTATATTAGGCAGCGGGAAGGAATAtttagggcatgctttgtttaaatatttataatctacgcacatccttagcttattccccttttttggcactaccactatgttagctaaccattagggatactttacctccctaaTGGATCCAATTTTAAGAAGTTTCGTTACCTCCTCTTTaataaaggcatgttttacctcggactgctgtctcctcttctgcttcatGGGTTTGAATTTGGGATCGATGCTCAGCCTGTAGGAGGTTATTTCTAGTGGGATACCTAtcatatctaggtgggaccaGGCAAAACAGTCAATATTATTACTAAGAAATTGGATAAACCCTGTCCTGAGTTCGAGGGTCAGCcccgttcctaggtataccttGCGATCCGGGAGGTTCTCGATCAGAACGGTCTGCTCCAGCTCTTAGACTATCGATATGGTCACATCCAATTCTTCGAGGGCGACGAAAGTTCGGGGGGGCGCAGAAATCTTCCTCGTGGTTTTGCAAGAGTCTGCATGCTTCTCTCCTTGTTTGAGGCCGAGTGTATGGGGGTTGGCGTGTCATGGTGGACCGCACACATTTTCCTCGCTACCCGCTATTCTCCATGTATTATTGTGATGTCGTCCCTTGTAGGGAACCTTATCACTTGGTGCAAGGTCGAAGGCACTGCTCTTATAttgtgtatccaaggcctgccaagcaAGGCATTGCATCTCATGTGGCCGTCAATGACCTGAAACTCGGTGCTCTGGGTTGTTCTAGACGTGTTGATCGAGAGGGTTATTTCTCCTTTCGTTTCTTCTCTGATCATGTTGAAGCAGTGGAGGATTCGGGGGATAGGAACAACTCGATCGAGCAACCCTAGCTGTTATACTACTTCTGACCTGGTTATGTTGGCCAAACTGCCCGGGTCCACAAGCACGGGCTTTATCCTTGTGTTGTTTAAGAGAAACGAGATCACCAAAGCATCGTTATGCGGTTCCCCCATGGCATCGAGATCCTCTTCGCTGAATATGAGGGTTTCTTTGGATAAGCGTTTTCGGGCCGGTCCCTCTTCTGTAGCGGATGTTTTCATTCGTTTGGACATGAGTCCTTGGATATCGTTAGTTCCTCTGACAATCATGTGGAGAATATGTTGGGGACCCCTACGTTTTGCTCTGATTGAACCCGGGGTGCACCTGACTCTAGGTTGGTCGTTCCATCTTCTCTGTCACATTTGAGGTTTCGGCTTCTCATTTCGTTAGCTGAGCCAGGAAACCTGCCCCGAAAGTGAATATCTTGGGCAAGAataagtgtgaaagataacttgcattttttgcaatgaaaccaacaagaaaatagtcactattatttttagccccacggtgggcaccaaactgtttaccgtgaaaatggtaacaacaattaaatttgtaaatagaattctaaaaatatgtgatctattcccaagctagttgttagagctattgatgctaagaacgtgaagcttaacgatgaaatgcaagctaaaacaagaCAGTAATCATACAAAAGGGGCCTGTTTCTCGGATGCAAAGCCGGTGGATAAGAACCTCGGGGTTGGGACTCGATTCGAACTCGCGCTATCGGGGGGAAATCGGGaataggataacaattaaggatacaATCAATcaaggctctttacggccaaagttgcgcaatatagcatgaaataagtaagaagacaattgatgttaaagcggcctcgagccagtgagaacgaacaaaataggagaaggagagaaagagagagatattGTTGCTTTGGTGGAGAAATGGAGATGCTCTACAAGATGTTGGTGACCCCCCTTTTATAGGGAAGGGACGCCCAAACTAAGTACAAGATGTGTTGTATGACAAAAAAGAATGAGGTTTGACAGCATGTTAGCCTTACATAGCATGTGGGCTGATGTCGAGCCACTTGAGTAGATTTGATCGACCCCAGGTGCATTTTGTCAGGGGGATTCCTGCGTCCGTCGGGGCTTTAGCCGATGTTATTCTTGGCAGGGCATCGATAGGTTTCGAGAGAAGCGATTGACCCGAAATCCCGTGTTTCCGGGGTCACTCTTCGAAGCATTATGTCAAGGGGAAATCGGTTCCCCGGATTTCACCGCAcata encodes the following:
- the LOC138871526 gene encoding uncharacterized protein, with the protein product MAKDIAKVLWAYRTTPKSSTRETLFSLVYGAKALIPVEVGEPSARFRHSSEESNREKKATAPELLNDRREASLVRMAAQKQKIERYYNRRMNLRYFGIRDIVLRKVTLNTRNPNEGKLGQNWEGSYRVLRIVGKGSYKLGTMEG